From the genome of Parabacteroides sp. FAFU027:
AAGGCTGCTAAAACCGATGAATATGTTGACACAGATTCTTTTCTAAAAAAACTTCGGAAATGATTGTTCGTATCGACAAGTCCTTTGAAAAGGATGTCAATAAAATAAAGGATAAGTCATTTCACTTGAAAATTGCAGATTGTATCGAGCAGATCATGACTATTGAACAAATTTCATCAATCAAGAATCTAAAGAAATTGAAAGGAGCTGAAAACTTCTACCGAATCAGAATTGGTGAATATAGATTAGGCATTTTGATAGAAAACGATTCAATTACTTTTATCAGATGTCTCCATCGCAAAGATATTTACAAATACTTTCCCAGATAGCGCAATCCCCTCACCGGCATTGCGCTTTTTCATTTTCCCTAATAATTCCAAAAGCGAAGCTTGCCAAAGCCCCACGGCTTACTAAAACACATTGATTATTCGGAGAATAGTTGTATTTTCGCAGGCTAAATTTTATTATCCACCCTCCTATCGCTTTCACGTAAATGAGAAAATGGCGTATTGAAGATTCAGCTGAGCTCTACAACATCAACGGGTGGGGACTCAACTACTTCTCTATCAATGAAAAGGGACATGCAACCGTCACTCCAAAAAAAGGTTGCGCCGCGGTCGATTTGAAAGAATTGATCGATGAACTTCAGGTTCGCGACGTGACTTCGCCCATGCTGCTTCGTTTCCCTGACATCCTCGATAACCGTATCGAGAAGATTTCAAACTGCTTTAAGGTAGCAGCCGAAGAGTATGGATTCCAGGCGAACAATCATATTATCTATCCGATTAAGGTAAACCAGATGCGTCCAGTGGTGGAGGAGCTGGTACGCCACGGAAAGAAATTCAATATCGGACTGGAGGCAGGTTCTAAACCTGAACTACACGCCGTACTCGCAATTGACGTTGACGTGAAGTC
Proteins encoded in this window:
- a CDS encoding type II toxin-antitoxin system RelE family toxin — translated: MIVRIDKSFEKDVNKIKDKSFHLKIADCIEQIMTIEQISSIKNLKKLKGAENFYRIRIGEYRLGILIENDSITFIRCLHRKDIYKYFPR